A window of Solanum stenotomum isolate F172 chromosome 9, ASM1918654v1, whole genome shotgun sequence genomic DNA:
AGAAAAATGTTACTGTGAGTCACATTTTAGCTGTAAAACGTGCCTCAGAGTAACGAATTATAAAACATTACTGACAATAACGTTTTATGTCTGTTTAATCTGtcagatttttatctttttgttattgattttttttaaataaaatataacctaaaacgttactATGAACTACGTTTAtactaattttgtaaaatttcaaaagaacgtattattttggtaaattaattttaataatggCTTACTTTGGTCAAAAATTCCTAACTAGCTAGACTCAAGGGCGGAGCTATCAGCCTGTGTACGGATTTGACAGAACTCGATAACTTTAGCTTAGATTTTGTATTTGTGTCTTATTTAATatgtcaaaataatttattcaaaaccTAGTAAGTTATCGTTTCTAGAATTCAGAACCCATAAACTCAAAAATCTAGCTCCGCCTCTGAGTTAACTTGCCTCAAAGAGTAAAATGATTATTCTTAACTATCAAATTTGGCCATAAtataaaacaagaagaagaggcATAGTGAGACAAGGAAGTTGGAAGGAAAAGGATAGCACATAGTGCTTATAAATGTATGTCTTTAATGTACTACTTATAATAAGTTCATAGCGTTGTCTTTAGTTCAATCTCCTAACTTTAGTACAACACTAcatcttattttctttcatctATACTTATACTCCTATCACTGAGAAACACACGCTGCATAggcgaattcaaaatttaaatttgactgGTTCAATAACATTTAATGTTTGTAGCATTGAATTCATTATTCATTGCACATACTTTAAAACTATGAGTTCAGATCAAATATTTATCGAAATATTAGAAATGTTTTAAATTGAAAGTAATGGTTTTGATGTATTGGGTACGAAAAGATATTGAAAATTACCTTCTAACAAGTAATTTTTTAGCATAATAGGTTTCTTAGTGTAATcgtaataaagtttttttagattattaaataatatatacttaCACTAGATCTGCAGACTTACACAAGATCTGCAGACTTCATTCGTGAATGTTCTCCAGTGTcctttcttttatctttctatTCATGAGTGGTAGCTTTAACCCTATTAAAAATCTAGGTTTTTTCTACCGcaaattaaaacatattttttcatcGAATCATTTCATTGAAAAATCAATTCTCACTAAAATAATGCAAAACTATCTATTAATTTTAATGCGGAAACactattagtattattttttctcaataatttaattataaaatacttGTAGAAATAATTATCAAATGAACTCATTCATCTAAAAACCCCAAAATTACTCcccaagaaattctctctctagaatagaagaagaagagaagcgAAGAGGGCAGCAACTTAGGGCGATTTTCCCCattgattcaagctttgtttggGGCTTTGATTGAAGGGTTGGAGGCTTGAGTTGCTTTAGAGGCTAGAGTTTCAAGGATTTAGAAGAattgaagaattggtgagtcccCATAGCTTCGAGGACGAACCATTTATTTccttatgtcatttctttatgtttagaCTTTGTATGGACTGCGTCCCAATGACTTTTATTCAAGAGTtctaatagatggtttgagatatagtgaaaaaaaaaaaaactatcaaatattttttttcataataaatttAACCAAAAGCTAGGTCATGAGGGTAGATTTGTTCaaatccatataaggagactAATTTTCTATTCTTCTATCCATGTGGGACTTCTTAACACTTCCTGCACGCCCAGACATCAAGTGGAGCCTGAACACTTCTAAATGAGAGCCCAGTGAAACTTCTTAACACTCTTCCGCATGCCTAAACCTCAAGTGGAGCGTGAACACTTCTAAATGAGATCCCAATATCGGTGAACAACAACTTGAGATGACCTGATTCAGATActatgtaaagatatgacaatTAAGTCTAACTCAACCTAAAAACTAGCTCATTAGAAAGATATATCCAAATAAGGAGACCAATTTCTTATCCCTCTATTGATGTGAAACTTCTTACCGGATAAAATTATGTGATTTTAGTTCCTTGTTTCTTTTCCATGCTCTGATTATCACTTTTTTTCTCAGAGAAAGAGACTAGATTCTACTTTCTGTCAAACTGTAGATATTCACGTGAATGACCCCTGGGTGGGTTCAACCACCccaattaaaaatatctttaaattatataaaaaaaatctaaaaatactcgtcattcatttattttatatgttagaTTAAACTACAGGTTGAGGAGGAATaagaattttaagtttaaaaattatttaaaatttaaaattgggaTAACCCTTTAATCATCATGCTACTCTGACCTGGAATTTGGAGTAtatatacaagtttaattctaccacgattttaaattaatatactatacaattataatttggtttatttcaatttctaagtgaaaaaaaatagtatcttccttaaagtcaaattaattagtataaatttggtgtaaacaaaaaattgtTGTCTCCAAGTAATTAGTACTACTACTTTTTtccattattaattaatatccTATATATTGTAGGTAGGGTTTAAGAATCAGATTCTCCAACTACTTTTTTATCCTCTTCTGTTtggttttattaatttgaaaagcTTTTGAAAACAATGATGGTTCCATTGAAAAGGTATTAAAAGCTAATTCTTGAAAATGTCTTGTCCTATACAAACCTAAAAGAATCCTATGTTTGCCCAATTAATTATTACTAAGTAATACAAATGTTTTCTACATACATTACATTTTTCTGGGTCGAGTCAGGTAGGAGCGAACAGATTTATTCTAATCTTTTTAGAcggaaaattacattatttatatacacatagttaaaataattttttatgtatatatatagaacCTCTTAGAAATTCTGGTTCCGTCGCCGTTGAATACATGTGCAAGTCTTTTTGATCAAATGTTTTCAATAAGCGTCAaaattatctctttattttttttaaatttcctttATGGGTTTTGTACTTCTTTTACATTAAAAATTCACTGTAGCTTACGTACTCTCATATACCCAGATGGCCAGATTAAAGAAAAACTCACAATGATTGATTCATATATACAGTGCTAATGAATATTATCAAGCTAGTATAATGGCACCATATATCACTTGTTTATTAcgtatttttttctataatatctcattaatttctattaattaaaaatgtttaGTTGATACTCCactaaatttatgaaaattttatattagcatagaaatatataaaagctatttgtaattttattgtATATGAATACGAATTCAATAATCTTTCTACAAATGTGTCTTCATTTATGGTAGTATTGTCGTTTGGTGTGAgatataaggtataataatgtTAAGGATAAAATGCAGGTATTAGGTACGTAGTCCTTGGATTATTATCCACCATTAATCTCAAGATAACTTGTTTCCAATCTTTAGTTGAACTTTCAcggaataatatatattaaggttTCGATTTTCAGCAAGAAAGAGATAAAACGATTTGTCTCCAATTATTGTATAAACATTGTCTTCGATATTGGAATATGTTGGATATTTAGGTGACAACAAGAATGGAACATGTTTTGTGTTCCTAATTGTTTggcattatttttttgttttcgaatgataatgtatgtatgtattattttctcccttttcgaAGTGGAAGTGGCTTTTCAAACACTAGTAAAAAAAACAGCAATCCCTTGCCAAAAGGAGGATAATTAAAAGATAATGTCAGAAGCATGGATAGACCTAAGTGCGCAAGGTGTTCATTCCGATCCTTTCAccagaaaattatatattaatatatatacaataaatatTGAAATGACTTTAATTATTCatgtttatttctttatattttgaatttcttttagaaaaaatccTAATTCCGTTAATGTTGTTTCTCTCTTATTTGTTAAGTACCATTTTATAAGTATTGCTAATAGTGTTGTTAAATTCATAACTAGCAAGCTATATATGTTTCCGATGAATAAAATATCTCATATTTATTAGAAGTAACTTATTCGTACAATTTTTTCGAAAATGCAAGTCATGTTGTATGTATATTTATCGTGTTTCATTTGTTTTGAGTATAACACTTATTTTTTCACATATTTAAAAGGATAGTTTGGTGTATTAAGCTCTATGCTTGTGGTTCGAGGAAATTAAAGATCATACTACAAAGATCTATTGTAGACAATATTGTCCAACATTTCTGTCTAACTATTCTCACTATgttatttaagttatatatatctAGTTCATTAGGTGAAGCTAAATCCCACGTATTTGGAAGACAAAAATACTTGCACATTTTTGTCTGAAGATTGACAAAAATACGGATTTGATCTTTGGAGTTGTTGAACAAAACTTCAGACAAAAAAATCAGAAGTTTTGGAATATCACAAACTTCAGACAAAGATGTCTAAGTTTGGGACAATCAAGCCAAACTTTGTCGAAAGATAGATTGTTTCCAAATTGTATGCAGTTCGAACTTGGGAAGCCTAATTACTTCAAACCTATGTTCGAATTTTATAATTTCATACCTGAATTTTTTCATGATTCGTAGGTTTGAAGTTGATTTTGAAGTGGCTAGCTAAACTTACCTAAATTAATAAACTTATGCTATGCCTTAGTGGGAGTCCTATAATCGGCTATCTATGCATACAAGAATCAAACCCATTTAATATCTTATTTGTGCTTCTCAATGGATTAAGAGTCGCTCTTAATATTATTATCTCAATAGCATTTAGTTGTAATTTAGGAAAATACTGTGACACCGGACCTGAAAAACCTATAATCAGGTCGGGGACAAGGaaaccatttttcttaaatttgaggaaaataagtcCATTTGAGAGCATTCCCCATACCAAATATGGTAAGGCACCCTTAAATGTAGTACAGTTTTCTTGAGTTACTAACCCTTTATTGGGTTTCAAAACATCTGTATGTTTATGGTTAGATTGATTCTATTTATAGGTCCAAATACCATCCCAAACATCTGCTATACTTTCTTCCATGTGTCTTGGGGGAGCGCAAATTGGGTTAACGACGATCTCAGTTTACAAACATGGGTGTCATATCACTCAGGTGAAATTAGATGAGTAGCCGCTTACCGGATCCAATAGGGATGAACTTCtctttaattttctcatcttcttTGAGCTCATATTTAAAACTGatagttgaaacttgaaagctATAACAAAACATAATACTGAAGACCCACACAAAATGATGAATGTCAAAAGTTAAGCATCCACATTAAAATGCCATATTAGAATCGAAAGATAGTTGCCTGAAACTTAAAGAGTATAGTTTAATTGTAAAGCTTACAAGTCAACTGCAGCGACATGGTTTGACTATATTACATCTGATTCCAAGTCCACTGGGGCAGAGAAAGCATCTCCTGCAAGTAGAAAAACAGATGTTCCTGTGATTCATACAGTCGGAGATGACAGTGTTTATCCCAGAAAGCTTGTAAGTTATTGGACGATCAAGCTCACCACTAGAACTTGTATATCTTGGTTGATTGCTCAGTTTCCTGAGTTGTGCTACCAGCAGCAGAAGCGTCGAATTGGATAGTTGAATGAGCTGGACTGAAGTTCGTCTGATCATTATACAGGCAGGGCTTAAGCACATGCTTTGCTCCAGCTGTTAATTTAATGGGCCCAGATCCCAGAGTACATTCAAATCTGAGAGTATCTTCATCTTTGAAAGATCCCAGGCGTGCCTCTGTTGTTCCACTTTGGCCACTCTCAATACTGTTTGACATGCCTTTAACTGAACCTGATTCAATTCCTTTTCTGCAGCTGTATTGACCTTCAAAATTAGAGTAGCTTTTTAATGGTGCTGAAACAACATAAGGATCTTCTCGAAACCAAAAGTTAGGGATCTCCGCCACATTTGTACGATTGTCTGATGTAGATAATGGCCTCTTTTTGCTCTTTCTGCTGTCACCAAGGTCTCTAAGACAAGGAGTAGATGTGATTTTGGTCACGTCACCATGTCTTTTGTATGTGCCAGTATTTACTCCGGAACCTATTTGGAGTGGCATAGAGGAATAGTTAGCAAAAGATGGTGGAGAGACTGGATTCTCCAATGCATGTTGAGGGCGCTGAGTGAAAGAACAGAAGCGCTCTGATGCAAGATATACCGAAGGGTCAATTTGACGGCTATCCCCAGCAATGCTGCTGCAGTAATAATTTTTCCTGTCAGATGTAGAATATAATTCATGAAAATCcattagtagtttcttttgttttgCATCTGAAAACCACGGGGTGCTTTCTGTAGAGAACTGAGACCAGGATGGTCGGAAGTTCCTTCCGAAATCTGGACGCAAATAAGGAAAATTGATGGCACAGCTTGTGCTGTTCAGATCAAGAGAGCTCGAGCCCCCACTCTGACTGGAGTAATGATGCATTAATGTTGGTACAGGTCCATATGGGCTGATTGTGAAAGATTTATATCCACCTGGAAAAGGCTCCTCAAAGTTTGGTTTTTGATTATAAAGGGAGAAAGGGATTTGTTTGATTGCACCTAGACAATTTTGCTGCACCGAATCAATTTGGCGACTGAAGTGAGGAGGACAAACTTGAGGCCTTGGAATGGCCTGATTGATTTGGATACTAGGAGAGCAAGCAACCATGCCTTTCAGTGTTCCCAGCACAGGATGCATGGTGAGATTTTGTTGATCATGATTTGTAACCACTGAACTGTAGTTGTAAGTCTCTGCCGAAAATTTCTCAGCAATGATCTGCTTATCTGTCCAAATCCTTTTATCCAGTGGTGCATGAAAATCTCTTCTATCAACCGTAAACTCTTTTCCCATCAGACGCATTTTCGATGGAGTAACAACCAGTGAGACATCATCAGAATTCCCATATTGCTTACTCCTGCTCGTTTCAAGTTGCATGGCCTGATCATTGAGCTTGCTTCTATGGTTGGACAAATTACTGACACTGCAATCTAACTCAAAAGGAGTAATAGATTCCTTATTTTGCTTTAGCGGATCCAACTCAACATTTGTTCTTCCAGCGTCATACTCATAGATACCTAACCTTGAAGGTACTGGAAAAGTAGGGCTCCATTCCATTGAATCATCTGCAGAGGACCTTTTTAGCTGGTCTGTGGATGGTGCTCGTTTATCCCAACCTCTAGCATCAGAGATATTGTCCATGTTTGAGTGTGAAACGTTGCTTACAGCTAATCCTCCGGAAGATCCCGCAATTCTCCTTGAGCTTGGCAGCTGAGTCAACTTTCCTTTACTGTTTGAGTTCAGATCGATTAATTCCCCTTGAGAGTTGAGGGGCAAACGAACATAGTCCTTTTCAATTCCCTTTTCTCCATGCATGGACTCTCTTTGCTTCCACTCAGGGAAAGAACAAATTTTGCACATTAATTCCTGATGGCAGATTTGAGGGAGTGGCTGATATTGCATGAAATGACCACTGCAATTTCCCACGATGGTTTCTGGCAGCGAAATTGGCTTCCTGTTCACATTTTCGTAAGCTGATGAATGTTGAGGATATGCCTTCACAGAATGCACAGAGCAAACTCCAGTAACTTCAGGGGGAGAACCTCTTAACTTGTCATGTGATCTCTCACTAGCACCACAAGCGTTAATAAGACTTCCAACTATTTGGTCATTCTTTTGGTGGTTATACATCTGTTGAGACACATGGAGAGACCCAGGATTGCAGAAATACTGTGAACTGTGTGATGCCACTCCAGAACCTCTTCCGAATAATTTTAAATTGTCATTTCCCTCAGAGACTTGATTAAAAACATCACTGCATTCAGATGAATTATCTTTAGTACCGATATTGTGCCTAAGTAAACCAGGAGCATCAGCGGTACTTTGCACGGCGGACCTCTTTGGGGATCCTGGTTGAACAGTAAGCTCACTTTCTGTAGTTCtcaaaatatgtttatttattcCTTTCTCTTCCACAAGGGATAGAACCTCTCCTCTCT
This region includes:
- the LOC125877967 gene encoding uncharacterized protein LOC125877967, with amino-acid sequence MFVNDFCCLQVEEKMPAVSIDGFSIREYTAKTRSVDVVKCWPFDESTKEDHVRAMLPPITVKKFSWWLDVLESEDSDDVVPVRRIGTGRKVKCVKGKTRVQKKRSIVDIFAVAPQVERTDGDGDYYDDDEEDGDEEDDDDCAVVNEGKKDFSDRNVNAIRIRKSKRRITMKKKKTIASKLKEVKKTMKKDRRFKQRKNVNSRCLDLLIRKKERFDKLKLPNSFSKPSCSQHRKKCEKDMEDISPTYGKKPQRKHLVSEKKPKGLTDSKFSADDQKMMNSVCSNLKRRTKQFPVENSSGGILSGPNEANFCSNQQGDRHVISDDATERGEVLSLVEEKGINKHILRTTESELTVQPGSPKRSAVQSTADAPGLLRHNIGTKDNSSECSDVFNQVSEGNDNLKLFGRGSGVASHSSQYFCNPGSLHVSQQMYNHQKNDQIVGSLINACGASERSHDKLRGSPPEVTGVCSVHSVKAYPQHSSAYENVNRKPISLPETIVGNCSGHFMQYQPLPQICHQELMCKICSFPEWKQRESMHGEKGIEKDYVRLPLNSQGELIDLNSNSKGKLTQLPSSRRIAGSSGGLAVSNVSHSNMDNISDARGWDKRAPSTDQLKRSSADDSMEWSPTFPVPSRLGIYEYDAGRTNVELDPLKQNKESITPFELDCSVSNLSNHRSKLNDQAMQLETSRSKQYGNSDDVSLVVTPSKMRLMGKEFTVDRRDFHAPLDKRIWTDKQIIAEKFSAETYNYSSVVTNHDQQNLTMHPVLGTLKGMVACSPSIQINQAIPRPQVCPPHFSRQIDSVQQNCLGAIKQIPFSLYNQKPNFEEPFPGGYKSFTISPYGPVPTLMHHYSSQSGGSSSLDLNSTSCAINFPYLRPDFGRNFRPSWSQFSTESTPWFSDAKQKKLLMDFHELYSTSDRKNYYCSSIAGDSRQIDPSVYLASERFCSFTQRPQHALENPVSPPSFANYSSMPLQIGSGVNTGTYKRHGDVTKITSTPCLRDLGDSRKSKKRPLSTSDNRTNVAEIPNFWFREDPYVVSAPLKSYSNFEGQYSCRKGIESGSVKGMSNSIESGQSGTTEARLGSFKDEDTLRFECTLGSGPIKLTAGAKHVLKPCLYNDQTNFSPAHSTIQFDASAAGSTTQETEQSTKIYKF